From a region of the Capricornis sumatraensis isolate serow.1 chromosome 22, serow.2, whole genome shotgun sequence genome:
- the LOC138069606 gene encoding boLa class II histocompatibility antigen, DQB*0101 beta chain-like encodes MSGMVVLRIPRGLWIAAVMVTLAVLSTPGAEGRDSPQDTVVHFMGQCYFTNGTEQVRYVTRYIYNQEETAYYDSDVGEYRAVTQLGRTLAEYWNSQKDILERTRAELDTVCRHNYQLEVITSLQHQVEPTVTISPSRTEALNHHNLLVCSVTDFYPGQIKVQWFRNDREETAGVVSTPLIRNGDWTFQILVMLEMTPQRGDVYTCRVEHPSLQSPILVEWRAQSESAQSKMLSGIGGFVLGLIFFGLGLIIRCRSQKGLVR; translated from the exons atGTCTGGGATGGTTGTTCTGCGGATCCCCAGAGGCCTTTGGATAGCAGCTGTGATGGTGACCCTGGCGGTGCTGAGCACCCCAGGGGCTGAGGGCAGAGACTCGCCAC AGGATACCGTGGTCCACTTTATGGGCCAGTGTTACTTCACTAATGGCACGGAGCAGGTGCGGTACGTGACCAGATACATCTACAACCAGGAGGAGACTGCGTACTACGACAGCGACGTGGGAGAGTACCGGGCTGTGACCCAACTAGGGCGGACTTTGGCTGAGTACTGGAACAGCCAGAAAGATATCCTGGAGCGGACGCGGGCGGAGCTGGACACGGTGTGCAGACACAATTACCAGCTGGAGGTCATCACGTCCTTACAGCACCAAG TGGAACCTACAGTGACCATCTCCCCGTCCAGGACTGAGGCTCTAAACCACCACAACCTGCTGGTCTGCTCCGTGACAGATTTCTATCCAGGCCAGATCAAGGTTCAGTGGTTCCGGAATGACCGGGAGGAGACAGCTGGCGTTGTGTCCACCCCTCTTATTAGGAACGGGGACTGGACCTTCCAGATCCTTGTGATGCTGGAGATGACCCCCCAGCGAGGAGATGTCTACACCTGCCGCGTGGAGCACCCCAGCCTCCAGAGTCCCATCTTGGTGGAGTGGC GGGCTCAGTCTGAATCTGCCCAGAGCAAGATGCTGAGTGGTATTGGGGGCTTCGTGCTGGGTCTGATCTTCTTTGGGCTGGGCCTCATCATCCGTTGCAGGAGTCAGAAGG